In the Salvia miltiorrhiza cultivar Shanhuang (shh) chromosome 8, IMPLAD_Smil_shh, whole genome shotgun sequence genome, TTTGTGAGATTAACCCCGTCTAATAATACCTCCTTCGACATCCGATAACTTTTACCCTGTGGATCTGGATTAACATTTTCATACCCTTGTCACGATTTTCGATAATTTTTGTTGCCCTACCTTCTCCCCGCCTCCATCTTTTCCCTACCTTCTCCCCGCCTACATTTGTGTCTGCAAGTTTTGGGAGCGAAAATTCGAAACGCAATTGACGGATACCCATTGGAAATCTGGACGCAGCGGCTGTAACAGCGACGTCGGAGAACCAGCGTCGTCTCCCGATCAGGTCAGTGTGATAGAATATCTCTCCTTCCCTTTTGACATATattgttctctgaaattccatCAATTATCGAATAAAAACCTTTCGCCCAAATTCTCCACTGATTCACTGCACCATAGAATTTCGAAGCTATTCATTGACGAAAAGCTCGATTTGTTGATCTGTGCTCCGATTAGAATCTCCATTTCTTGAAAGAGAGGGCGGCGGTCgtgaaattaaatttaatttttaatttctctGCCATGGCCGACGGCTCCGTGAGTCTCGAGAAATGGAGGGATTATTTCCGGAGCGCGAGCTCCGACATTTTCATCATAATCGAGCATGCGATACTGGTTGCTGCATCCGATTGCCCCTACGACTTCAGATTGAAAAATATCCTGCACTAGGGTTCAGAAAATTATCTTCACCCAATTCTCgaatttgtgtatttttaagATCACAACTCATCTATTGTAGTGAAAAAACTCATCTTCGAAGATTATATTTATGAAAACACCTTGCATTCTTGTTTTCGTAAGTCAAGCTGTGTGATTTGGTTTATTCAGAAGCACCAATTTTACCTCTTCCTTCACCTCTGCTTCTTGTTGAGATGCTGTAGGCTTTGGATCATTCTCTTTAGAAGCTAAAATGGGGGCTTCATACGAAGTGGAGATCTTTTCAGTAGGCTGTGTTGAATCTTTTGATGGGGAAGCAGGCTGTTTCCCCTTAAGAGGGCTAGACGACGACACCTGCTGCTTAGGAGAACGAGAATTGACACGAGATGGAGAATGAGATTTTGATGCTCGTTTGGGCGTGGAAGGGGTCAGCGAGATCACTCGAGACGGGGACTGAAGCGAGGATCGTGGTTGGGGTGAAGAGGGAGGCTGAGGAGGTGATCTAGATTGAGCTGATAAACGAGAGGGCGAAGTAGGCTTTGATGAGGATGGGGACCGCGTAGTTGAACGCGATGGTGATGAGGTTTTAGGCTCGTCTTTGGTTTGCAATTCGCCTGCGGGCGATTTGCTTGGCTCGGGGGATGCCTTTCGAGGTTCTGCTCTAGGTGGAGTGGCGGGGGAGGGGGCGGGAGGGCTGCTGCTTTTGGTGGTCGACTGCCTGACCGGAGTCTTGGTTTCTGcttgaggtggtggtggtgatgagGTGGAGCTGGTCTGGCTACTAGATTGGGATTGAGGTTTGGGTTTACTAGTGGTTGCTGGTGGTGGTGCAGCAGCAGTTTGGGTGGTGGGTGTGCGGCGTGAAGCCGACGGAGGCCAAAATCGAGAGAATAATGACCTTCTATCTGCCATGAAGGGAGAGAACTGGATTTTTTTTGTGTATGTATGTTGAGAGAAAGTTTGATAAGTTATAACTTTTTCTGAT is a window encoding:
- the LOC130998467 gene encoding vegetative cell wall protein gp1-like; the protein is MADRRSLFSRFWPPSASRRTPTTQTAAAPPPATTSKPKPQSQSSSQTSSTSSPPPPQAETKTPVRQSTTKSSSPPAPSPATPPRAEPRKASPEPSKSPAGELQTKDEPKTSSPSRSTTRSPSSSKPTSPSRLSAQSRSPPQPPSSPQPRSSLQSPSRVISLTPSTPKRASKSHSPSRVNSRSPKQQVSSSSPLKGKQPASPSKDSTQPTEKISTSYEAPILASKENDPKPTASQQEAEVKEEVKLVLLNKPNHTA